The genomic window CGCTCGCAACCCGCATCAAGGCAGGCACCCAACTGCCTCCACCGGCACCCGTTTTTCCCCGCTATGTGGAGCCCACAGAGGACAAGGGCAAAGCCTGATGCTTGTCGATAGCCACTGCCATCTCGATTTCCCCGACTTCGCTGATGACCTGGATGGGATCGTCGCACGAGCCGAGGCCGCAGGCGTCGGGCGAATTGTGACGATCTCGACCCGCGTTCGACGCATCGACACGCTGCTGGCGCTCGCGCAGCGATATCCCAATATTTACTGCTCGGTGGGAACACATCCGCATCAAGCAGATGAGGAAGACGGCATCACGGCCGATGAGCTCATCGCCCTGACCAAGCATCCCAAGGTCGTGGCGCTCGGTGAGGCGGGGCTCGACAACTTCTACAAGGACGGCTCGCCGGAAGCGCAGGAGCGGGGCTTCCGAGCCCACATCGCGGCGGCTCGGGCTACCGGCCTGCCATTGGTGATCCACACGCGCGAGGCCGATGAGGCTTGCGGTCGCATCCTGGATGAGGAGATGGCCAAAGGATCGTTCAAGGCCGTCCTGCACTGC from Nitrobacteraceae bacterium AZCC 1564 includes these protein-coding regions:
- a CDS encoding TatD DNase family protein (product_source=KO:K03424; cath_funfam=3.20.20.140; cog=COG0084; ko=KO:K03424; pfam=PF01026; superfamily=51556; tigrfam=TIGR00010), giving the protein MLVDSHCHLDFPDFADDLDGIVARAEAAGVGRIVTISTRVRRIDTLLALAQRYPNIYCSVGTHPHQADEEDGITADELIALTKHPKVVALGEAGLDNFYKDGSPEAQERGFRAHIAAARATGLPLVIHTREADEACGRILDEEMAKGSFKAVLHCYTGGRDLAMKAIAHGLSISFTGILTFKNSQAIRDIAAELPADRIMVETDAPYLAPGKYRGKRNEPSFVVETARVLAETRGVSLEEISQQTTENFFRLFNKVPCPDAKAA